CTAACACAGCTCAGTGTTCTGCCTGTTCCCCACAGGCAGTGTTTGCTAAAGCCTCGGTGGGAGTGTCTTCCTTCACACCTCTCATGTTCCTCATGAGATCAAGAAACAGTATGGGTTCTACTGCTGATCCCTGAGAGACCCCACTAGTAAATGTTTGCCCCACTGATCACAACACTTTCTGCCTGACTTTCCAGCTAATTTTCCTCTCAGTTTATCATTCTCTAACTAATTTATCACAAATTTGGCTATTAAGggctcttaccacaaaaaagacattgaggtgctggagcgggtccagagaagggcaacaaagccggtgaggggtctggagaataaatcttatgaggagaggctgagggagctgggggtgttcagcctggagaaaaggaggctgaggggagaccatatggctctctataactccctgaagggagggtgtagagaggcggcgGGTTGGTGAGAACATCTGCTtagagagaggctgggacacagcagaggtctttttttttttgttttatgcactAAAAAAGAGCCTccctgggccaggctgctctttgtaGGTTGATGAAGAACACATGGCTCCTGTCCAGGCTTCAATCTCCCCACTTAGTTGTGGCcttggctcctttgtgacagggtaaccaggctgctcctcacccaaccttgttctctgcttcctcccttcttctctcccaggtgcacctccagccccaagacatgtcctgctacaaccagtgcctgccctgccggccctgtggcccgaccccactggccaacagctgcaacgagccctgtgtcaggcagtgccagaactccaccgtcgtcattgagcctcctgctgtggtagtgaccctgcctggccccatcctcagctccttccctcagaacaccttggtgggatcctccacctctgctgctgttggcagcatcctcagctgtgatggagagcccatcacctctgggagctgtgacctctctggcatttccagccgctactatggcagaaggtccctcccCTGTTAAAGATTCTGGGGAAGCCCCAGGGAGAGACCTTGAGGAactcagaacatggtgctgggcGGAGCATCAAGCTTTAGAATGTTGTTTTCAGCACAGATGAatggctttgctttctctttcccttttccttgtttgcttcatATGCCCTTAGCAGCAAGGTTCCCTCAAGGTCAACCTGTTGGACACcatctgtcccctctccctctaTGGGACAGGCAGACGGACATCATGCAAGAACTTCTTCATGACCAAGGACCACAGACTCACAGCTGCTGCTGGCGCTCCATGAACTGGTGGCCCCGATCTGGAGTGACTTTGTTTCCCACTTTTCACTCATTAAAATTCTGCTGCATTCAAGTGTGGCCTCCAGGTTGTCCTTTGCTCTGTGGACAGTGCTCAAGCTGCCAAAAGAGAAAGGGTGGAAGGGGGTAAGACCACAAGGAGATCCTTTCTCATTCACAGAGGAGAGGTTGGTTGGGACATCCTGCAGTGGCTCCTCTTTCTGGAACCAtcccttggagctgaggaagacatccctggctgctctgctgccagtgaccaTCAGGTCATGCCTTGCTTGGTGTCAGCCAAAAGTtgtccaggaaggcaggaggcccTGAGGTCTCAGCAGCCCCATGAGCTCTTGAGCAAGGCCGTTCCTCTTGCTATGGCCAGAGCTGCTCTAGGGTGCTGGGGTGAAGGGTGTGGGGCTCTGGAAGATGAGTTGCTTGCAGAATGGCAGGAGTGGTAATGAAGGGAACAGCCTTTGGGATGacctctcccctccaccacccaatCTAGGGGCTATGGCCTGGAGGCATCAGCAGGGTGGAGTTGTCCATGCTGCTGGACGCATCAAGGCTCAAAAGTGGAGCTGAGCATGTGGGAGCTGAGAGtgctcagcacagaaatgggacagtgaaatgatgtatttctgaaggagatCAAATTGCTGTGATAGAGAACATGCAGGAGAACATGAAGGTCATCCAGGACGAGGGTACTAGGTGAACTTCCGATGAGTGCTGAAGGCAGCTGCAGAGCCCTGAAGTGCTTTCTTGGTCCCTGCAATGAGTCTGTGCTCAGGAATTGGCTGCCATTCTTTGGGGGATAAGGTTTTTTCACATGTAAATCTCATCCCTTCTCATCAGTGGAAATGTCTCTTGGCAGCCACTACAGTCCCATATCCTATTTCCTGCATGAAAATCCAGATGTCTTGACAAAAGTAAACAGATGCAAGGATTGCAATGCCCTGACTCATCTCCTGCACTGAGAATGGAATTATGGCTCATCAAGTCCAGTTTAGATTGACTGAAGACCAAAAgtttcagtctctcttccctgGTGTCTTCCTTCCAAAGGTACTGGAGGGCTTCCTCAGGCCAGGGGACGTATCCATCTCCATCTGCATGGCCCAGCTGTACTTCTTCCAGATCCTGGGAAGTGACCGATGCTGCTACACTCCATGACCTATGGCCACTGCTTGACTATGTCCAACCCACTACACTCTGAGGCCATCATGCACCAGGCTGTGTGTGTCTGGCAGGTGGCAGGGACAAGACTGGCCAGTTCCCTGTCTCATTCTCTGCCTGCAGTGCTCACCTCTCATAGTGCTTCCTGCAGGCCCAACCACATCCTCCACTTCTTGGGTCATCCcccagttctcatccaccaactcgACTGACCAAAATGGGGCAATCCTTCTGTGGACTAGATCCATCCAGTGACctgtgccctggagagggggcagcACATTGTACTGTGCTGTGGGAgtgatggagcactggcacaggtatcCCAGGGAGTTTGCCCAGTCTCCCTCTTTAGAGATTTTCAAAAaccacctggacatggtcctgggcaactggctgtggatggccctgcttgagctgggtggggggagtggaccagatgacttccaggggtcccttccaacctcagctattctgcGATTCTCTCATTCTGTGAGAGCAGCTGAtgtggagcagctctgggttGCCACCCTCTGACGGGATGGAAGGCTATCTGTactgtcctctctttctttctagtcTTAGTGCTAATAAAGGGCATTTTCAGGAATGCTTTGAAGAGGCTGAGTGCCTTTCTTAGTGGGATCAGTCAGTGTCATTTCTGGTGCCCCAGCCTCAGGGTTTGCACCCTgtggggtctagagaacaagtcatatgaggaaaggctgagggaattgggcatgtttagtttggagaagagaaggctgaggggagacctcatcgccctctacaactacctgaaaaaagGGTGTTGAGAGGatggtgttggcctcttctcccaagtgaataatgacacgcccagaggaaatggtatgacattgcagcaagggaggtttagattagatattaggaagaattactttactgagagagtggtcgggcactggaacagcctgcccagggaggtggtggagtcaccatccctggaggtatttaagaaacgtggagacatggcacttcagggcatgctctagtgcccgagattgttgtggttttggtttttttttgtgtgtgtgtatggttggactcgatgatctcaaaggtccaccaatgaagattctgtgattctgtcattctgtgggcAGTCTGGCTTGTCTCAGGCCCACCACTGAGGTACTGCTCCCTCTAGAGAGTTGGGGCTGGTCTCACACCCCCACATCTCTCCTAAGGACATCACTTAGGACACTTGCAGGCATCTAAGGATCGAGGAGGATTTTCAATTGTCATGTGGGGATTCTTTGTGGCTGCATCCATGTAGATGTTCTTTAGATTTTATATTATTCCTGACCCACAGACTTGGGACAAGAAGAGGCTCAATGTCTGGAAAAGTCATGGCGGCTTTGACTCCACTGTGGTGGAGTCTTTTctagagagaaaacagctgaCCGAAGCAGTGTCAAGCTCTTGAGGTCAATAAAGCTGATGGTGCCTGACTCATTTCCTTATCTGTGGGGTCTGAAGAACGTGCCTACAGTCATCctgagaggctgagagctggcattGGGTGCATGAGTTGTCagtgatgtgtgtgcatgttcacaGTCACATATATGTTCCTCTGCTGTGCTCATGAGTGCATTTGCACacatgggaagggaccttgaaagcccatcctgtccaaccctcctgccacggacagggacatctctcaccagatcaggttgctcagagccccatctagcctcaccttgaacatttccagtaaTGGGGCTTCCAcactctctctgggcaacctcttccagtgtctcaccaccctcattgcaaaacttttcttccttatgtccaatctacatctaccctctttcagtttaaagccattgtcccttgtcctgtcactgtggaCCCTGGCAAAACGTCTTTCgccttctttcttataagccccctataAGTATTGCAAAGCCACAAGAAGGCCTgcccaaagccttctcctctccaggaaaaactaccccacctctctcagcctctcttcacagtgGAGGTGTCCCAACCAGTTTTGTAGCCTTCATTTGGGCCCACTCTAACAGACTCTACAGACTCTTCCCACAGGCAATGCAGAGACATCAGCTCACACACAGGTCTTATCCCATCCTACAGTAAATGGAATGAACCATCTTTCTGGAGACACTGAGCCTGCAATTGTCCAGTGGTGGCCTCTGAACTAAAGTCACAGCAGGGCCTGCCTTTACCTGGTAACATGTACATGGCTTGTTTCATCATACGCTCAGAAGTGAACCCACAGACTGTTCCACCAGAGCTACAAACACCTCCATCCCATGGGTAAAGCCCATATCTGCGTCCCTGGTAGTCAGGGACAGATGGAGAGCGGGGAAAGAGATTTTGTGGGGGTGAGCAGGATCACACTGGGCGTGTTATTCtcatcagctgcatctctgcCTCTCACTGAGTGCAGATCAGTCTTCTCTCAGACACAGTGAACTCTTTAAAACAGTTTTGCAGAAGGTGACCTGTGCCCTGGACAGTGTAGACAGCCTCTTGTTGAGTGTCTTGAGTCTTCTCAATGAACTCTAGATGCCTAGAGGTCTACACTAGTGTCTGAGTGTGTCTTGTCTAAGCAAGCTTTTAGCATGTCTTGAGTGACCTTTACTGGACTCTTCCAGCACGTGAGATGAGTCCTCTGCCCACAATCAGGTGTTTTGCACCGGAAATGCTTGGCCCTTTCATCTGTCACACAAAAGATGCCTCCACTGGGGAATGGGCTTGGCATaaagcaggaaatggaaagacaCCAATTCAGGAAGCCAAAATAGAGCCCATAGCATTAGCCGGGATGTTTTGCATTCAAGATGAACTTGTCAGCAAATAATCACCTCTGCAAGGGAAGCCTCTGTCAGCCTGGGGGCAGTTAAGGTCCATGAtaaaagccagcccagctcctcgctctcacatccacttctcttgcctcctgctccttgggagtCAGGTGAGTGTgatcccccttctccttctccaatgTCTCAAAAAGGACGTCTCACTTCAGCAGACCTCTCAGCTGACACTGGTTTTGTTCCATGCCAGATCATGGGGCTGCTTGTCAaggaagagggaagcagggagaaggttagACATGGAGGGAGTCTGGGACTGTGCTGAGATGGCTTCTGGACTCAGAGGCCAGGCAGTAGCTGTATAGGAGCTGGTGATTCTTTTTAGGCTCTGTAAGGGTGAGGCCAAAAAGTCCTCATATATCGCTGCACAGCCTCCAGTTTTCAGCTCTTCGTTTTCTTTGGCTTCGTCATGGTACAGTGACAGGAATGAATGCCTGTGTTATTCTTCTTCCTTGCCCTCTCTCTCAGGTGCACCTCTGaacccaagacatgtcctgctacgacCAGTGTCAGCCCTGCTGCCGGCCCTGCggcccaaccccactggccaacagctgcaatgagccctgtgtcaggcagtgccagaactccaccgttgtcattgagcctcctgctgtggtggtgaccctgcccggacccatcctcagctccttccctcagaacaccgtggtgggatcctccacctctgctgctgttggcagcatcctcagctgtgacggAGTCCCCATCAACTCTGcctgctgtgacctctcctgcatCACCAGCCGCTACTGTGGCAGCAGATGCCCTCCCTGCTAAAGATTCAAGCAGTGGCCTCATACAAGGACCCCTCGGAactcagaacatggtgctggACAGAGGATTAAACTACATGCCGTTGTTTTAAGAGCAGCTCACCATCTGTGGCTTGCCCTGCAAGGGCAGATGGGAAGATGTCAACCTGGGCTCTCTGAAAACACGGCCAATGTCTacccttcctgttctttttttcctctcactttttttatctcttttctttgttttctggtgtTCCCCTCAAAGTCTGTTGTGAGACCCCAGCAACCAGCCTGGAGGGACCTGCAGCCTGTCTCCCTTTGCTGGGCACATCAACAGATGCCCTGTGGGAACTCTGCCACAGCAAAAGGGGAACACATTCTCATCTGCTCCTTCTGCTCCCCACATTGGGGGCCTCCACTTGGTGTGACCCATTTCCCTCTTTAGACTCATTAAACAATTGCTGCAACCCTGCCTGTGTCCTTTACGTGGTCTTTCCATCTGCATGCTGACTGTGGAAGGAGAAAGCCATTACTTTGTGGGAGGAGTTAGGTGGGGGCCCAGAGGAACCCTTCATCACTCCTCGAGGCATTGGAGGGTTGGACACACTGCAGAGAGTCCTCTTTCAGACACTGCCTCTTGACGCTGAGGAAGACATCCCTAGTTACTCCACTGCCAACAGCCATCAGTCCTTGCCTTGCTGAgactctgctcagcaataacccCTTGGCTTCGGAACACCTTGTCATGTGAAGAGGAATCCTGACAACGGCCAAGGCCATCCCACATCTCCAGAGCATGGGACCCTGTGGTGTGGGAGTCTGCCCTCACACAACCCTCCCCCGACCCCAGCACCAGAActgtgggacagggacagaggacaAGGTCATTCCTGCATGGGTTGAGGATGGGAGCACC
The Numenius arquata chromosome 23, bNumArq3.hap1.1, whole genome shotgun sequence genome window above contains:
- the LOC141474801 gene encoding feather keratin Cos1-1/Cos1-3/Cos2-1-like; amino-acid sequence: MSCYNQCLPCRPCGPTPLANSCNEPCVRQCQNSTVVIEPPAVVVTLPGPILSSFPQNTLVGSSTSAAVGSILSCDGEPITSGSCDLSGISSRYYGRRSLPC